The Streptococcus gwangjuense nucleotide sequence GATATGAAGCATATTCTGGTTATTGAAGATGAAGCCTTGATTCGAGATGAAATTGTCATCTTGTTAGAGAAAGCGGGTTATCAAGTTGATAAGTTGACTGACTTCAAAGATACAAGCCAGCAAGTGCTGCAATACGATACAGATCTAATCATACTGGATTTGAATTTGCCAGGAGAAACAGGTTTTCAAATTTGTAAAAATCTCAAGTCAAAACGCTCTGTCCCTATATTAGTTCTCACCTCCCGTGAACAATTAAAAGATGAAATCTACGCTCTGAAATTAGGGGCAGATGAATATCTAACAAAGCCTTTCAAGAAAGAAAGATTTTTGGCACGTATAGAAAATATCTTGAAACGCTATGAAGGCAGACAAAATCTACTTGAAAAAGACAACTTTCTGCTGGATAGACAGACCTATACCCTTTATATCAATGGACAGTCGATTTTACTCCCCCAAAATCAAGGGAAATTGTTAGAAACTTTATTAGTGGCAACTGATTCTGTCGTCACAAAAGAAGAACTAAGCATGAAACTGTGGAATACAACTGAGTTCATAGATGAAAATGCCCTTCAAGTAAATATTGCAAGACTCAAAAAGGTGATGAAACAGGCTGGTATTGCACTTCAAGTCAAGTCCGTCAGAGGCATCGGTTACAAATTGGAAGAGGAAAGGGAATATGAAACAGAATCCTAAATATTTGGCTACCTATCTGCCTTGGTTACTTGTTCTCTTAGCATTTGATCTATTCACAGCTGTCCTGCTTTGGCTTTCAGACGTGAGAAAGTTTCAAGCCCTCATCATTCTCTATCTTTTAGCTACTGTCCTGCTCTTTTTCATCCTATCATTCCTACTGATAAGAAAAGAAAGAAAAAAATCCGCTGCCTATAAAGCCTTCATAGCCAATCCCAAGGTCGATACTGAGCTGGAATTATTGCGTTTATCAAGTGCCTCAGAGAAAGAAAACATCGAAGAAATCGCAAATGCGCTTTATCAAAGGCAAGCGGAAATAGGAAAGCTCAACTCATTACTAGCCGAATACGAGGACTATGTTGAAAAATGGGCTCATGAAATCAAACTCCCTCTATCCCTTCTTTCCCTCCTTTTGGACAATCAAAGTGACCAGTTGCCAAAGGATACAACTTTTAAGTTGGACTATGTGAAAAATCAAATCCAAGGAAATGTATCACAGATACTATTCTATTACAGGGTGAAAAGTGAAAAAAATGATTTTCTATTTGAAGACCTTGACCTCCAAGAGTGTATCCAAGATCTTTTGGAAAACTTTGATCCCTTGCTCAAAGAAAAGAAATTTACGATTCAGCTAGAGAACATACAAGGAATCTGCTACACCGATCAACGCAGTTTTGAATTTATCCTCTCTCAAATATTCGCCAACGCCCTTAAATATAGCTCTGACAAGCCCGAACTCAGTATTTCTATGTCAAAAGATAAGGGGCGCACAAGTCTGATTATTAGGGATAATGGTTGCGGAGTTAAAGCCTGTGACCTTCCTCATATCTTTGAAAAAGGCTTTACAGGTGATTCAGGTGATACAAGGAAAAAATCAACAGGTATGGGGCTCTATCTAGTCAAACAATTAGCAGATGCTTTAAAAATCGAAATCACAGTAAAATCCGAATGGACGCAAGGATTTGAAATCTCTCTTTCTATTTAGTCAATTTTTCGATTAAGAAAATTGCCTAATCATAGAAAGCACATATTCTATATCAAAAAGGAAAGCACTTCTGCTTTCCTTTTTTATTTGCGTTTCTTCTTCGCTTTCTTCATTTTGTTAGCCATGCGTTTCATGGACTGTTTCATAGCAAATTCACCGATTTTACCTTTTAGTCCACCACCAAACATCTGGCTCATATCTGGCATTCCCGCTCCTCCTAGAGCTGATAAGTCAGGCATACCACCTTGTCCCATCATTCCTTCAAGGGCAGACATATCCATTCCTCCCATATTTGGCATATTTTTAGGAAGATTGTTTGGATTGATTCCCATCTGCTTCATCATCTTGTTCATATCCCCAGACATAACACCCTGCATAAGCTGTTTAGCTTGGTTAAAGTCTTTGATGAATTTATTAACTTCGACAAAGGTATTCCCAGAACCTGCAGCGATACGACGGCGACGGCTCGGATTTAACAAATCTGGATTTTCACGTTCTTCAGGTGTCATTGAAGACACAATAGCACGTTTGCGAGCAATCTGACGCTCATCTACCTTCATGTTTTGAAGGGCTGGATTGTTAGCCATACCTGGAATCATCTTGAGCAAGTCTTCCATCGGCCCCATATTTTGCACCTGATCCAACTGATCAATGAAATCATTGAAATCAAAGGTGTTTTCACGCATCTTCTCAGCCATTTCAAGGGCTTTTTGCTCATCGTATTCCTGAGAAGCTTTCTCAATCAAAGTGAGCATATCCCCCATACCAAGGATACGGCTAGACATACGGTCTGGGTGGAAGGTTTCGATATCTGTAATTTTTTCACCTGTACCAGTGAACTTGATTGCTTTTCCAGTGATGTGACGAACCGATAGAGCCGCACCACCACGAGTATCCCCATCAATCTTGGTAAGGATGACCCCAGTGACTTCCAACTGAGCATTAAACTCACGCGCAACATTGGCCGCTTCCTGACCAATCATGGCATCAACGACAAGCAAGATTTCATTTGGTTGAGCCAAGGCTTTCACGTCACGAAGTTCATTCATCAAAAGCTCATCAATCTGCAAACGACCTGCCGTATCAATCAAGACATAGTCATTATGATTAGCTTGGGCTTGTTCCAAACCTTGACGAACAATCTCAACAGCTGGAACCTCTGTCCCAAGAGCAAAAACAGGCACATCAATCTGTTGCCCAAGAGTTTTGAGCTGGTCAATGGCTGCTGGACGATAGATATCCGCCGCAATCATCAAAGGACGGGCATTTTCTTCTTTCTTGAGTTTGTTGGCCAATTTACCTGCAAAGGTTGTTTTACCAGCCCCCTGCAAACCGACCATCATGATAATCGTCGGAATCTTAGGAGACTTGATAATCTCTGCCGTATCAGAACCTAAAACAGCAGTCAGTTCCTCATCAACGATTTTAATAATCTGTTGCGCAGGATTAAGGGTATCAATGACTTCATGTCCGACTGCACGCTCACGAACTTTCTTGATAAAGTCCTTTACAACGGGCAAAGCAACATCGGCCTCAAGCAAGGCCAAGCGAATCTCTTTGGTTGCTTCTTGGACATCAGCCTCAGAGATTTTTCCTTTTTTGCGTAGATTTTTAAAGACGTTCTGCAAACGTTCTGTTAAACTTTCAAATGCCATTTTTCTTCCTCTTATTCTCTATTATCAATGCTTGTTAGAATTTCTATCTGCTCCTGCAGAAAGTCATCCTTGGGATAGCGCTCCAAAATCTGGTCAAAAATCTGACTACGGACAATGTAGTCCGAGTACATGTGCAATTTCATCTCATAATCTTCCAGAATCTTTTCTGTCCGCTTGATATTATCATAGACAGCCTGACGACTGACACCAAACTCTTCAGCAATCTCAGCAAGGCTATAATCATCAGCGTAGTAGAGCTCTATATAATTCATTTGCTTGTCTGTCAAAAGCGCCGCATAAAACTCAAAGAGCGCATTCATACGATTGGTTTTTTCGATTTCCATAACTTTTATTATACCAAAAAATCTATTATACTTCTACATTAGAAGTCACTCTAATAGAGATAGAAAAATAATATTAACTTCTCAAAGTGACTTCCACTTAACATTTCTTTGTTTTTTCCGATCCAAGTCAATCTCAACTTCAAGTTGCTTACTCATAAACTTAGCTTGCATGTCTATAACTTGATGAGTATATTTGTGGTTATTAGCTATGGCCTTGATATGAGTTCCATCAATAAAAATCTCAGTTTAGTCAACAAAGAAAAGCCCTTAGAAACTTTTAGTCTAAAGGCTTTGTCTTAAATGGCTCTATAATATTTGTAGTGGGTACCCCCTATAGATATTATGGAGCCTATTTTGTTGTAGAAAAAAAGTCCCATAAGATCTATAATGAAAAGTGACCAAACAACTCATTAGAAAGATTCATATGGAACAATTACATTTTATCACAAAACTACTCGATATCAAAGACCCTAATGTCCAATTTATGGATATCATCAATAGGGATACTCACAAAGAAATCATCGCTAAACTAGATTATGAGGCACCATCTTGCCCTGATTGCGGAAGTCAAATGAAGAAATATGACTTCCAAAAACCATCGAAAATTCCTTACCTTGAAACAACTGGTATGCCTACCAGAATCCTCCTTAAAAAGCGTCGTTTCAAGTGCTATCATTGCTCTAAAATGATGGTCGCTGAGACTTCTATCGTCAAGAAAAATCATCAAATCCCTCGTATTATCAACCAAAAAATTGCGCAAAAGTTAATTGAAAAGACTTCTATGACTGACATTGCCCATCAGCTTTCCATTTCAACTTCAACTGTCATTCGTAAACTGAATGATTTTCACTTTAAGCATAACTTTAGCCAACTTCCTGAGATTATGTCCTGGGACGAGTATGCCTTTACCAAGGGAAAAATGAGTTTCATTGCACAAGACTTTGATAATCTCAACATTATCACCGTTCTTGAAGGTAGAACACAAGCTATCATCCGAAATCACTTTCTGCGCTACGATAGAGCCGTTCGTTGTCAGGTGAAAATCATTACGATGGATATGTTTAGCCCCTACTACGATATTGCCAGGAAACTTTTTCCTAACGCTAAAATCGTTCTCGACCGCTTTCACATTGTCCAACATCTCAGCCGTGCTATGAGTCGTGTCCGTGTCCAAATCATGAATCAATTTGAGCGAAAATCTCATGAATATAAGACCATCAAACGTTACTGGAAGCTCATTCAACAGGATAGTCGTAAACTGAGTGATAAACGTTTTTATCGCCCTACTTTTCGCATGCACTTAACAAATAAAGAAATTCTAGACAAGCTTTTGAGCTATTCAGAAGAGTTGAAACACCACTACAATCTCTATCAACTCTTACTTTTTCACTTTCAGAACGAGGAACCTGACAAATTCTTCGGACTTATTGAGGACAATCTAAAGCAGGTTCATCCTCTTTTTCAGACTGTCTTTAAAACCTTCCTCAAGGATAAAGAAAAGATTGTCAACGCCCTTCAACTACCCTATTCCAACGCCAAATTGGAAGCGACCAATAATCTCATCAAACTTATCAAGCGAAATGCCTTTGGTTTTCGGAACTTTGAAAACTTCAAAAAACGGATTTTTATCGCTCTCAATATCAAAAAAGAAAGGACGAAATGTGTCCTTTCTCGATCTTAGCTTTTCTTCAACCCACTACAGTTGACAAAGAGCCTCTTAAATCTGACACCAACGTGGATAACGTTGGTCTTTTACTTTTACCCAATCACACTTCCGTTTGGTACAGCTGGATCAACTGTGAGGAGGGTTAATTGACCATCATGTTCAGCTGAGAGGATCATCCCTTGACTGACATATTTTTTCATCATCTTGCGTGGTTTGAGGTTGGCAACGATTTGAACTTTCTTACCGACCAATTCTTGTTCGTTTGGATAGTATTTTGCAATTCCTGAGAGGATTTGACGGTCTTGACCATCACCAGCATCCAAGCGGAATTGGAGCAACTTATCAGAACCTTCTACTTTAGAAACTTCTTTGACTTCTGCGACACGAATTTCAACCTTATCAAAGTCCTCAAACTTGATTTCTTCTTTGTTGAGTTTGAGTTCGACTTCGTCTGGATTCCATTCTTTTTCGACAGCTGGCTTATTGCCTTCCATTTGTTCTTTGATATAGGCGATTTCTTCTTCCATATCGAGACGTGGGAAGATTGGTGTTCCTTTGGCAACTACAGTCACACCTGCAGGGAAATCCGCCAAGTTCAGGTTTTCAAGGCTAGAAACTTCTGCTAAACCAAGTTGAGTCAAGACTGCACGACTGGTTTCCATCATAAATGGCTCAATCAAGTGAGCTACAACACGAAGGCTGGCTGCCAAGTGACTCATGACACTTGCCAATTGGTCACGGAGTGCTTCATCCTTAGCCAAGACCCATGGAGCTGTCTCGTCGATGTATTTGTTAGTACGAGATATGAGAGTCCAGACTGCTTCTAAAGCACGTGGGTAGTCAACTGCTTCCATGTGTGTATGGTAGTCAGCGATTGATTGTTCTGCAACCTGAGCAAGAGCATTGTCAAATTCAGTCACGCCTTCTACATAGTCAGGTACTTGCCCGTCAAAGTACTTATTAATCATAGAGACCGTACGATTGAGGAGGTTTCCAAGGTCATTTGCCAATTCGTAATTGATACGGCCTACATAGTCTTCAGGGGTGAAAGTTCCATCTGAACCAACTGGAAGGCTACGCATGAGGTAGTAACGAAGTGGATCTAGTCCATAACGCTCTACCAACATTTCAGGGTAAACCACATTCCCCTTAGACTTAGACATCTTACCGTCTTTCATGACAAACCAACCATGGGCAATCAAACGATCTGGCAATTTGATATCCAACATCATAAGAAGGATTGGCCAATAGATTGAGTGGAAGCGAAGGATGTCTTTTCCAACCATGTGGAAGACTGTTCCATTCCAGAACTTATCAAAGTTACCGTGCTCATCTTGACCGTAGCCAAGTGCTGTCGCATAATTAAGAAGGGCATCAATCCAAACGTAGACAACGTGTTTAGGATTTGATGGGACAGGCACTCCCCATGTAAAGGTTGTACGAGAAACCGCCAAGTCTTCCAAACCTGGCTCGATGAAGTTACGCAACATTTCATTCAGACGACCATCTGGAGTGATAAAGTCAGGATGAGCTTTGAAAAAGTCTACCAAACGATCTTGGTATTTGCTGAGGCGAAGGAAGTATGATTCTTCAGAGACCCATTCCACCTCGTGACCTGATGGAGCGATACCACCAGTTACATTTCCAACTTCATCACGGAATACTTCTGCAAGCTGGCTTTCTGTAAAGAATTCCTCATCTGAGACTGAGTACCAACCAGAATATTCACCCAAATAGATGTCATCTTGAGCAAGCAAGCGTTCAAAGACTTGTGCGACAACTTTTTCATGGTAGTCATCAGTTGTACGGATAAATTTATCGTATGAGATATCGAGTAATTGCCAGAGTTCTTTAACTCCAACTGCCATCCCATCAACATAGGCTTGAGGGGTGATTCCAGCTTCTTCTGCTTTTTGTTGAATCTTTTGACCATGCTCATCAAGACCTGTCAAATAAAAGACATCGTAGCCCATCAAGCGTTTGTAACGTGCTAAAACATCACAGGCGATGGTTGTGTAGGCAGATCCGATATGAAGTTTACCAGATGGATAGTAAATCGGCGTTGTAATATAAAAATTCTTTTCAGACATAATTTTTCCTTTCCAGGCAAATGAAACCTGTTTTTCTAACACTTCATTATATCACATTTTTAGTGATTTTCGATAGGGAAATCCATACAAAAACAAGATAGACAAGTGTCCATCTTGTTGATCTTATTCATAACGAAGAGCTTCAATTGGATCAAGTTTCGATGCCTTGTTGGCTGGCAAGACTCCAAAAACGATACCCACACTAGCCGAAACTGCAAGACTAAATAGGGCAACTGGAATTGATACTCCAACTTCTATACCCGCAATCAAACCTTGCAGTAACAAACCTGCTAATGCAGTTAAACCACTTGCAATTGTCAAACCAATTAATCCACCTAACAAGGTCAAAATCATGGATTCAATCAAAAACTGGATTAAAATATTGGCACGAGTTGCACCCAAAGCCTTACGGAGACCAATCTCACGGGTACGCTCTGTCACCGAAACCAGCATGATATTCATAACACCAGTTCCTCCAACAAAGAGGGAAATACCTGCAATGGCACTAATAATCGTAGTTATAAAGCCGAACAGTTGTTGTACTTCTTGGAAGGCTGCAGTCGCATCTGCCACCTGATACTCCCCTTGCTGAAGACCAGCAATCTCGGTCAATTTTCTAGCTAATTCTGGTCCCACCGTCGGTGTCAAACTGGTATCATTGACACGGAAGACAATATCAGAAATTTCATCCATATTGAAATTATTGGCAAGAGAAATATTAGTCGTAATCGGAAGTCCACCAATACCAAAAGTCTTGGCAGTCTTGGCCTCATCGCTAGTATAGACACCAATGACACGGTAACTAAAGCCACCAACATCTATAATCTGGTTAACAGCTTCTTGAGCTGAACCAAACAGACTATTGGCAAGTTCTTGGTCTAGTAAAATGACACTGGCCACGTCTTTATAATCCTGAGCTATAAGACTACGGCCTGCAACAATTTCATTTTCAACCGCCTTCATGTAGGTAATATTCCCACCTGTCAAGCTAGCACGCTCCACTTTTTTATCCTTATAAGCCAGGGTGGTATTGGTTGAGTTGGTTACATAGTAACTATCTACACCCTTCAGTTTTGCCGCTTCCTTGACCCAGGATTCTTGTGGTTTTGGTGGTTCCACAGGAACATCCTCTTCTTTTCCAGAAACTGTCAAAGCTGATTGCTTTTGGGTAAAAGAACCATCTTTGCTTTTGATAGGTGAGAAAAAGACATGGATATTCTTCTGTGACTTGGTCATGTTTTTATTAACCTGACGAGACATGGAATCTCCCAGAGCCATAATCACAACAACTGATGAAACACCAATAATAATCCCTATCATAGTGAGAAAAGAGCGCATCTTGTGGGCCATGATAGATGAAAAGGCAAATTTCAGATTCTGCATCTTAGTTTTCCTCCTTTTCTAACTGTGCACTATCAGACGAAATGACCCCATCTCGAATGACAATCTGGCGTTTGGCATAAGCTGCGATTTCGGGCTCATGCGTTACCATGATAATGGTTTTTCCTTCATTATTCAGTTCAACTAATAATTGCATGATTTGGTTACCTGTTTTAGTATCCAAGGCTCCTGTCGGTTCGTCAGCAAGAATAATAGAAGGATTGTTTACCAAGGCACGCGCAATAGCCACACGTTGCTTTTGACCACCAGATAATTCCGAAGGCAAATGGTGACTTCGTTCTGTCAATTCAACCTTATCTAGATATTCCTCAGCTAACTTGCGCCGTTTTGAAGCTGAAACTCCTGCATAAATCAAGGGCAATTCTACATTTTGCAGAGCATTGAGTTTGGATAGAAGAAAGAACTGCTGAAAGACAAATCCGATTTGTTGATTGCGGACCTTGGCTAGTTGTTTTTCACCAAGGCCAGCTACTTCTTGACCTTCAAGATAATACTCT carries:
- a CDS encoding ABC transporter ATP-binding protein is translated as MKKLISLKNICRSYRNGDQELQVLKNINLEVNEGEFVAIMGPSGSGKSTLMNTIGMLDTPTSGEYYLEGQEVAGLGEKQLAKVRNQQIGFVFQQFFLLSKLNALQNVELPLIYAGVSASKRRKLAEEYLDKVELTERSHHLPSELSGGQKQRVAIARALVNNPSIILADEPTGALDTKTGNQIMQLLVELNNEGKTIIMVTHEPEIAAYAKRQIVIRDGVISSDSAQLEKEEN
- a CDS encoding ABC transporter permease — translated: MQNLKFAFSSIMAHKMRSFLTMIGIIIGVSSVVVIMALGDSMSRQVNKNMTKSQKNIHVFFSPIKSKDGSFTQKQSALTVSGKEEDVPVEPPKPQESWVKEAAKLKGVDSYYVTNSTNTTLAYKDKKVERASLTGGNITYMKAVENEIVAGRSLIAQDYKDVASVILLDQELANSLFGSAQEAVNQIIDVGGFSYRVIGVYTSDEAKTAKTFGIGGLPITTNISLANNFNMDEISDIVFRVNDTSLTPTVGPELARKLTEIAGLQQGEYQVADATAAFQEVQQLFGFITTIISAIAGISLFVGGTGVMNIMLVSVTERTREIGLRKALGATRANILIQFLIESMILTLLGGLIGLTIASGLTALAGLLLQGLIAGIEVGVSIPVALFSLAVSASVGIVFGVLPANKASKLDPIEALRYE
- a CDS encoding putative DNA-binding protein encodes the protein MEIEKTNRMNALFEFYAALLTDKQMNYIELYYADDYSLAEIAEEFGVSRQAVYDNIKRTEKILEDYEMKLHMYSDYIVRSQIFDQILERYPKDDFLQEQIEILTSIDNRE
- a CDS encoding response regulator transcription factor, producing MKHILVIEDEALIRDEIVILLEKAGYQVDKLTDFKDTSQQVLQYDTDLIILDLNLPGETGFQICKNLKSKRSVPILVLTSREQLKDEIYALKLGADEYLTKPFKKERFLARIENILKRYEGRQNLLEKDNFLLDRQTYTLYINGQSILLPQNQGKLLETLLVATDSVVTKEELSMKLWNTTEFIDENALQVNIARLKKVMKQAGIALQVKSVRGIGYKLEEEREYETES
- a CDS encoding ISL3 family transposase, which codes for MEQLHFITKLLDIKDPNVQFMDIINRDTHKEIIAKLDYEAPSCPDCGSQMKKYDFQKPSKIPYLETTGMPTRILLKKRRFKCYHCSKMMVAETSIVKKNHQIPRIINQKIAQKLIEKTSMTDIAHQLSISTSTVIRKLNDFHFKHNFSQLPEIMSWDEYAFTKGKMSFIAQDFDNLNIITVLEGRTQAIIRNHFLRYDRAVRCQVKIITMDMFSPYYDIARKLFPNAKIVLDRFHIVQHLSRAMSRVRVQIMNQFERKSHEYKTIKRYWKLIQQDSRKLSDKRFYRPTFRMHLTNKEILDKLLSYSEELKHHYNLYQLLLFHFQNEEPDKFFGLIEDNLKQVHPLFQTVFKTFLKDKEKIVNALQLPYSNAKLEATNNLIKLIKRNAFGFRNFENFKKRIFIALNIKKERTKCVLSRS
- a CDS encoding sensor histidine kinase, translated to MKQNPKYLATYLPWLLVLLAFDLFTAVLLWLSDVRKFQALIILYLLATVLLFFILSFLLIRKERKKSAAYKAFIANPKVDTELELLRLSSASEKENIEEIANALYQRQAEIGKLNSLLAEYEDYVEKWAHEIKLPLSLLSLLLDNQSDQLPKDTTFKLDYVKNQIQGNVSQILFYYRVKSEKNDFLFEDLDLQECIQDLLENFDPLLKEKKFTIQLENIQGICYTDQRSFEFILSQIFANALKYSSDKPELSISMSKDKGRTSLIIRDNGCGVKACDLPHIFEKGFTGDSGDTRKKSTGMGLYLVKQLADALKIEITVKSEWTQGFEISLSI
- the ffh gene encoding signal recognition particle protein, coding for MAFESLTERLQNVFKNLRKKGKISEADVQEATKEIRLALLEADVALPVVKDFIKKVRERAVGHEVIDTLNPAQQIIKIVDEELTAVLGSDTAEIIKSPKIPTIIMMVGLQGAGKTTFAGKLANKLKKEENARPLMIAADIYRPAAIDQLKTLGQQIDVPVFALGTEVPAVEIVRQGLEQAQANHNDYVLIDTAGRLQIDELLMNELRDVKALAQPNEILLVVDAMIGQEAANVAREFNAQLEVTGVILTKIDGDTRGGAALSVRHITGKAIKFTGTGEKITDIETFHPDRMSSRILGMGDMLTLIEKASQEYDEQKALEMAEKMRENTFDFNDFIDQLDQVQNMGPMEDLLKMIPGMANNPALQNMKVDERQIARKRAIVSSMTPEERENPDLLNPSRRRRIAAGSGNTFVEVNKFIKDFNQAKQLMQGVMSGDMNKMMKQMGINPNNLPKNMPNMGGMDMSALEGMMGQGGMPDLSALGGAGMPDMSQMFGGGLKGKIGEFAMKQSMKRMANKMKKAKKKRK
- the metG gene encoding methionine--tRNA ligase; this translates as MSEKNFYITTPIYYPSGKLHIGSAYTTIACDVLARYKRLMGYDVFYLTGLDEHGQKIQQKAEEAGITPQAYVDGMAVGVKELWQLLDISYDKFIRTTDDYHEKVVAQVFERLLAQDDIYLGEYSGWYSVSDEEFFTESQLAEVFRDEVGNVTGGIAPSGHEVEWVSEESYFLRLSKYQDRLVDFFKAHPDFITPDGRLNEMLRNFIEPGLEDLAVSRTTFTWGVPVPSNPKHVVYVWIDALLNYATALGYGQDEHGNFDKFWNGTVFHMVGKDILRFHSIYWPILLMMLDIKLPDRLIAHGWFVMKDGKMSKSKGNVVYPEMLVERYGLDPLRYYLMRSLPVGSDGTFTPEDYVGRINYELANDLGNLLNRTVSMINKYFDGQVPDYVEGVTEFDNALAQVAEQSIADYHTHMEAVDYPRALEAVWTLISRTNKYIDETAPWVLAKDEALRDQLASVMSHLAASLRVVAHLIEPFMMETSRAVLTQLGLAEVSSLENLNLADFPAGVTVVAKGTPIFPRLDMEEEIAYIKEQMEGNKPAVEKEWNPDEVELKLNKEEIKFEDFDKVEIRVAEVKEVSKVEGSDKLLQFRLDAGDGQDRQILSGIAKYYPNEQELVGKKVQIVANLKPRKMMKKYVSQGMILSAEHDGQLTLLTVDPAVPNGSVIG